Proteins encoded within one genomic window of Pongo abelii isolate AG06213 chromosome 18, NHGRI_mPonAbe1-v2.0_pri, whole genome shotgun sequence:
- the LOC100452602 gene encoding nuclear pore complex-interacting protein family member B13 isoform X4: MDVFFSPHLCAQGLQRWMAERKAAYKWHRCEMRQKQRVPERHMSQEPVQGRPGLENPFWRADSGPHWVPMRNSSGVPAENTEKTKVRMAAVEHHHSSGLPYWPYLMAETLRKRMGHKPTPPPQCDLRGQPHPSVKGCLRLLTLSRLQCLLGPQPHSTTDDFLRRETPQDECALGPEPLPRADDFPRLKTPPEGLFIPISPFPVDDSLSLKTPPECLLVPLPPSPVDDFLRPQTPPVQCHLRPVPFHQADIRRLKKPPDCFFTPLPPSPVDDSLSLKTPPECLVVPLPPSAVDDFLTPKTPQLQCHLRPVPFHRADDIRRLKKPPDCFFTPLPPSPVDDSLRLQTPPECLLVPLPPSPVDDFLTPQAPPIERHHLGPVAFPQAEDFRRPKEPPDCLFLPLPPSPVDDFLTSEEPPIKRCRLGPVAFPRGDDIRRLKKPPDFFFAPLAPSPVDDSLSLKTPPECLLVPLPPSPVDDFLTPPAPPIKRHHLGPVAFPRAEDFRRPKEPPDCFFLPLPPSPVDDFLTSEEPPIKRCRLGPVAFPRADDIRRLKKPPDCFFAPLPSPVDDSLSLKPPHQCLLVPLPPSPVDDFLTPPAPPIKRRHLGPVAFPQADDFRRPKEPPDCFFLPLPPSPVDDFLTSQEPPIKRCRLGPVAFPRADDIRRLKKPPDCFSAPLPPSPVDDSLSLKKPPKCLVVPLPPSAVDDFLTPKTPQLQCHLRPVPFHRADIRRLKKPPDCFFAPLPPSPVDDSLRLQTPPECLLVPLPPSPVDDFLTPQAPPIERRLGPVAFPRADDFRRPKEPPECFFAPLPPSAVDDSLSLKTPPECLLVPVPPSPVDDFLRPQTPPVQCHLRPVPFHRADDIRRLKKPPDCFDRFLFCFLLCLFFVLFLLCWRKASVMLLILFIHHFCNT, from the exons ATGGATGTATTTTTCTCCCCACACCTCTGTGCTCAAGGCTTGCAAAGGTGGATGGCAGAGAGGAAGGCTGCCTACAAGTGGCACAG GTGTGAAATGAGGCAAAAGCAGAGAGTGCCAGAGAGACACATGAGTCAGGAGCCAGTCCAGGGACGACCGGGCCTAGAGAACCCTTTCTGGAGGG CAGATTCAGGACCTCATTGGGTTCCCATGAGGAACAGCAGCGGCGTCCCAGCtgaaaacacagagaagacaaaG GTCAGGATGGCGGCAGTGGAGCACCATCATTCCTCAGGGTTGCCCTACTGGCCCTACCTCATGGctgaaactttaagaaaaaggatGGGCCACAAGCCAACTCCTCCACCTCAGTGTGATCTGAGAGGTCAACCACATCCATCAGTTAAAGGGTGTCTGAGACTGCTGACTCTTTCTCGACTACAGTGTCTACTAGGACCTCAACCACATTCAACAACTGATGATTTTCTGAGAAGAGAGACACCTCAAGACGAGTGTGCCCTGGGACCTGAACCacttcctcgagctgatgattttccgagactcaagacacctcccgaggGTCTTTTCATACCAATTTCCCCTtttccagttgatgattctctgagcctcaagacacctcccgagtgtcttctggtaccccttccaccttctccagttgatgattttctgagaccACAAACACCTCCCGTCCAGTGTCACCTGAGACCTGTACCATTTCATCAAGCTGATatcaggagactcaagaaacctcctgactgttttttcacaccccttccaccttctccagttgatgattctctgagcctgaagacacctcccgagtgtcttgtggtacctcttccaccttctgcagttgatgattttctcacaccaaaAACACCTCAACTACAGTGTCACCTGAGACCTGTACCGTTTCATCGAGCTGATGATATtaggagactcaagaaacctcctgactgttttttcacaccccttccaccttctccagttgatgattctctgaggctgcagacacctcccgagtgtcttctggtaccccttccaccttctccagttgatgattttctcacaccacaggcacctcccatcgAGCGTCAtcacctgggacctgtagcatttcctcaagCTGAggattttaggagacccaaggaacctcccgacTGTCTTTTcttaccccttccaccttctccagttgatgattttctcacatcaGAGGAACCTCCCATCAAGCGttgtcgcctgggacctgtagcatttcctcgaggtgatgatatcaggagactcaagaaacctcctgactttttttttgcaCCCCTtgcaccttctccagttgatgattctctgagcctgaagacacctcccgagtgtcttctggtaccccttccaccttctccagttgatgattttctcacaccaccagcacctcccatcaagcgtcatcacctgggacctgtagcatttcctcgagctgaggattttaggagacccaaggaacctcccgacTGTTTTTTcttaccccttccaccttctccagttgacgATTTTCTCACATCAGAGGAACCTCCCATCAAGCGttgtcgcctgggacctgtagcatttcctcgagctgatgatatcaggagactcaagaaacctcctgactgttttttcGCACCCcttccttctccagttgatgattctctgagcctgaagccACCTCAccagtgtcttctggtaccccttccaccttctccagttgatgattttctcacaccaccagcacctcccatcaagcgtcgtcacctgggacctgtagcatttcctcaagctgatgattttaggagacccaaggaacctcccgacTGTTTTTTcttaccccttccaccttctccagttgacgATTTTCTCACATCACAGGAACCTCCCATCAAGCGttgtcgcctgggacctgtagcatttcctcgagctgatgatatcaggagactcaagaaacctcctgactgtttttctgcaccccttccaccttctccagttgatgattctctgagcctgaagaaaCCTCCCAAGTGTCTTGTggtacctcttccaccttctgcagttgatgattttctcacaccaaaAACACCTCAACTACAGTGTCACCTGAGACCTGTACCATTTCATCGAGCTGATATtaggagactcaagaaacctcctgactgtttttttgcaccccttccaccttctccagttgatgattctctgaggctgcagacacctcccgagtgtcttctggtaccccttccaccttctccagttgatgattttctcacaccacaggcacctcccattgagcgtcgcctgggacctgtagcatttcctcgagctgatgattttaggagacccaaggaacctcccgaGTGTTTTTtcgcaccccttccaccttctgcagttgatgattctctgagcctgaagacacctcccgagtgtcttctggtacctgttccaccttctccagttgatgattttctgagaccACAAACACCTCCCGTCCAGTGTCACCTGAGACCTGTACCATTTCATCGAGCTGATGATatcaggagactcaagaaacctcctgactgttttgaccgttttttgttttgttttcttttgtgtttgttttttgttttatttttattgtgttggaGGAAGGCGTCTGTTATGTTGTTGATTctatttattcatcatttttgCAATACATAA